One region of Microbacterium sp. M28 genomic DNA includes:
- the gmk gene encoding guanylate kinase, whose protein sequence is MADKRPVPEVDRVAAAQRAVERRRARAALKRDLTTRVIAPQKVLAQATADPDSVAGSFRVTDFLLALPAIGVGKKDRILEELHISPVKRLGGLGIRQRDVLAAWLDERFPPHQPRAGRSRLLVLAGPTAVGKGTVAAHIREANPEIHLSVSATTRPPRPGEIDGVHYYFVDDAEFDRLIADGELLEYAVVHNKSRYGTPRAPIDSALAEGRTVLLEIDLQGARQVRAAEPSATLIFLLPPSWDELVHRLVGRGTENEEERARRLRTAKVELAAQSEFDYLIVNEDVSSAAREVVELSEATAR, encoded by the coding sequence GTGGCTGACAAGCGTCCCGTTCCAGAGGTCGATCGCGTCGCCGCCGCGCAGAGAGCTGTCGAGCGCCGACGCGCGAGGGCAGCGCTCAAGCGCGACCTGACCACGCGGGTCATCGCTCCGCAGAAGGTCCTCGCCCAGGCCACCGCCGATCCGGATTCCGTCGCCGGATCGTTCCGGGTCACCGACTTCCTGCTCGCCCTCCCGGCGATCGGGGTCGGCAAGAAGGACCGCATCCTCGAGGAGCTGCACATCTCGCCGGTGAAGCGGCTCGGCGGACTCGGCATCCGGCAGCGCGACGTGCTCGCCGCCTGGCTGGACGAGCGCTTCCCGCCTCACCAGCCGCGCGCAGGACGCAGTCGCCTCCTGGTCCTGGCCGGTCCGACGGCGGTGGGCAAGGGCACGGTCGCTGCGCACATCCGCGAGGCGAACCCCGAGATCCACCTCTCGGTCTCTGCGACGACCAGGCCCCCGCGTCCCGGGGAGATCGACGGGGTGCACTATTACTTCGTCGACGACGCCGAGTTCGACCGGCTGATCGCCGACGGCGAGCTGCTCGAGTACGCCGTCGTGCACAACAAGAGCCGCTACGGCACTCCTCGCGCTCCGATCGACTCGGCTCTGGCCGAAGGCAGGACCGTTCTACTCGAGATCGATCTGCAGGGCGCCCGCCAGGTGCGGGCGGCCGAGCCGTCCGCGACGCTGATCTTCCTGCTGCCGCCGTCGTGGGACGAACTCGTGCACCGGCTCGTCGGTCGAGGCACCGAGAACGAGGAGGAGCGGGCCCGTCGGCTGCGCACCGCGAAAGTCGAATTGGCCGCTCAGAGCGAGTTCGATTACCTCATCGTGAACGAGGATGTCTCCTCAGCGGCCCGCGAGGTCGTAGAATTGTCTGAGGCGACTGCGCGCTGA
- the carB gene encoding carbamoyl-phosphate synthase large subunit, protein MPKRDDIHSVLVIGSGPIVIGQACEFDYSGTQACRVLREEGIRVILVNSNPATIMTDPDFADATYIEPITPEVIETIIAKERPDAILPTLGGQTALNAAMALDERGILAKYDVELIGAKVEAIKKGEDRQIFKELVIEAGADVAASVICHTMDELIAGAEKLGYPLVVRPSFTMGGLGSGFAYDEADLRRIGGAGLHDSPTNEVLLEESILGWKEYELELMRDTADNTVVVCSIENVDPVGVHTGDSITVAPALTLTDREYQKLRDIGIDIIRAVGVDTGGCNIQFAVNPEDGRIIVIEMNPRVSRSSALASKATGFPIAKLAAKLALGYRLDEIPNDITGVTPASFEPTLDYVVVKVPRFAFEKFPAADPTLTTTMKSVGEAMAIGRNYATALQKALRSLEKRGSSFHWGIEDRSVDELLEIAKTPTDGRIVTLQQALRKGATIEQAFDATAIDPWFLDQIVLINEVAETVRVAAELDADTLRYAKEHGFSDAQLAEIRGVTETELRGVRHGLGIRPVYKTVDTCAGEFPALTPYHYSSYDFETEVAPSERTKVVIIGSGPNRIGQGVEFDYSCVHASFALSDAGYETVMVNCNPETVSTDYDTSDRLYFEPLTLEDVLEVLDAEAASGTILGVVCQLGGQTPLGLAKGIEAAGYTVLGTSPAAIDIAEERELFSQLLADAELVAPRHGTATDADGAVAIAEEIGYPVLVRPSFVLGGRGMEIVYDTASLRDYFVRTAGEVIIEQGKPLLVDRFLDDAIELDVDALYDGHELYIGGVMEHLEEAGIHSGDSSCTLPPVSLGRSDIDRVRKATLAIAEGVGVRGLLNVQFAISAGVLYVIEANPRASRTVPFVSKALGIPLAKAASRIMVGATIAELKSEGMLPVQDGSQVPLDAPVAVKEAVLPFKRFRTRDGKTVDSVLGPEMRSTGEVMGIDKDFPTAFAKSQAAAYGGLPTSGTVFISVADADKRAVILPAHRLRQLGFTLVATEGTAEILSRNGIPVTVVAKYSETQSSGQRNIVDLINDGEIDIVVNTPSGGAARADGYEIRAAAVAADKALFTTMAVLGAAVSGMDAADEGFQVRSLQEYAIDRKNAL, encoded by the coding sequence ATGCCCAAGCGCGACGACATCCACTCCGTACTCGTCATCGGCTCCGGCCCGATCGTCATCGGTCAGGCCTGCGAATTCGACTACTCCGGCACCCAGGCCTGCCGTGTGCTGCGCGAAGAGGGCATCCGCGTCATCCTCGTCAACTCCAACCCGGCGACGATCATGACCGACCCCGACTTCGCCGACGCGACCTACATCGAGCCGATCACCCCTGAGGTCATCGAGACGATCATCGCCAAGGAGCGCCCGGACGCGATCCTGCCGACCCTGGGCGGTCAGACCGCACTGAACGCGGCCATGGCGCTGGACGAGCGCGGCATCCTCGCCAAGTACGACGTCGAGCTCATCGGCGCCAAGGTCGAGGCCATCAAGAAGGGCGAGGACCGCCAGATCTTCAAGGAGCTCGTGATCGAGGCCGGTGCCGACGTCGCGGCATCCGTCATCTGTCACACGATGGACGAGCTCATCGCGGGCGCCGAGAAGCTCGGCTACCCGCTCGTGGTCCGTCCCAGCTTCACGATGGGCGGGCTCGGTTCGGGCTTCGCGTACGACGAGGCGGACCTGCGCCGCATCGGCGGCGCCGGCCTGCACGACTCGCCCACGAACGAGGTGCTCCTCGAGGAGTCGATCCTCGGCTGGAAGGAGTACGAGCTGGAGCTCATGCGCGACACCGCCGACAACACGGTCGTGGTCTGCTCCATCGAGAACGTCGACCCGGTCGGCGTGCACACGGGGGACTCCATCACGGTCGCACCGGCGCTCACGCTCACCGACCGCGAGTACCAGAAGCTGCGCGACATCGGCATCGACATCATCCGCGCCGTGGGTGTGGACACCGGTGGCTGCAACATCCAGTTCGCGGTCAACCCCGAAGACGGGCGCATCATCGTCATCGAGATGAACCCGCGTGTGTCGCGCTCCAGCGCGCTGGCGTCGAAGGCGACCGGATTCCCGATCGCGAAGCTGGCCGCGAAGCTCGCGCTCGGCTACCGTCTCGACGAGATCCCGAACGACATCACGGGTGTGACGCCCGCGAGCTTCGAGCCGACGCTCGACTACGTCGTCGTGAAGGTCCCCCGGTTCGCGTTCGAGAAGTTCCCGGCCGCCGACCCGACGCTGACGACCACCATGAAGTCGGTGGGCGAGGCGATGGCGATCGGCCGCAACTACGCCACCGCGCTGCAGAAGGCGCTCCGATCCCTCGAGAAGCGCGGATCCAGCTTCCACTGGGGCATCGAGGACCGCAGCGTCGACGAGCTCCTGGAGATCGCGAAGACCCCGACGGACGGCCGCATCGTCACCCTGCAGCAGGCGCTGCGCAAGGGCGCGACGATCGAGCAGGCCTTCGACGCCACCGCGATCGACCCGTGGTTCCTCGACCAGATCGTCCTGATCAACGAGGTCGCCGAGACGGTCCGCGTCGCCGCCGAGCTGGACGCCGACACCCTGCGCTATGCCAAGGAGCACGGCTTCTCGGACGCGCAGCTGGCCGAGATCCGCGGCGTCACCGAGACCGAGCTGCGCGGTGTGCGCCACGGCCTCGGAATCCGACCGGTCTACAAGACGGTCGACACCTGCGCCGGCGAGTTCCCCGCGCTGACCCCGTACCACTACTCGAGCTACGACTTCGAGACCGAGGTCGCGCCTTCCGAGCGGACCAAGGTCGTCATCATCGGCTCCGGCCCGAACCGCATCGGCCAGGGCGTCGAGTTCGACTACTCGTGCGTGCACGCTTCGTTCGCGCTGTCGGATGCCGGCTACGAGACCGTCATGGTCAACTGCAACCCGGAGACCGTCTCGACGGACTACGACACCAGCGACCGGCTCTACTTCGAGCCGCTCACGCTCGAGGACGTCCTCGAGGTTCTGGATGCCGAGGCCGCGAGCGGCACGATCCTCGGTGTCGTGTGCCAGCTCGGCGGACAGACCCCGCTCGGCCTCGCGAAGGGCATCGAGGCCGCCGGCTACACCGTGCTGGGCACGAGCCCGGCCGCGATCGACATCGCCGAGGAGCGCGAGCTGTTCTCGCAGCTGCTGGCCGACGCCGAGTTGGTGGCGCCGCGTCACGGCACGGCCACCGACGCGGACGGCGCCGTCGCGATCGCCGAGGAGATCGGCTACCCGGTGCTGGTGCGCCCGAGCTTCGTGCTCGGCGGACGCGGCATGGAGATCGTGTACGACACGGCCAGCCTCCGCGACTACTTCGTGCGCACGGCGGGCGAGGTCATCATCGAGCAGGGCAAGCCGCTGCTGGTGGACCGCTTCCTCGACGACGCCATCGAACTCGACGTCGACGCCCTGTACGACGGCCACGAGCTGTACATCGGCGGCGTCATGGAGCACCTCGAAGAGGCCGGCATCCACTCCGGGGACTCGAGCTGCACGCTGCCGCCCGTTTCGCTCGGACGCAGCGACATCGACCGCGTCCGCAAGGCGACCCTCGCGATCGCCGAGGGCGTCGGTGTCCGCGGCCTGCTCAACGTGCAGTTCGCCATCAGCGCCGGCGTGCTCTACGTCATCGAGGCCAATCCCCGTGCCAGCCGCACGGTGCCGTTCGTCTCGAAGGCGCTCGGCATCCCGTTGGCGAAGGCGGCGAGCCGGATCATGGTCGGTGCGACCATCGCCGAGCTGAAGAGCGAGGGCATGCTGCCGGTCCAGGACGGCTCGCAGGTGCCGCTGGATGCTCCGGTGGCCGTCAAGGAGGCCGTCCTGCCCTTCAAGCGGTTCCGCACCCGCGACGGCAAGACGGTCGACTCGGTGCTCGGCCCGGAGATGCGCTCGACCGGTGAGGTCATGGGCATCGACAAGGACTTCCCGACCGCGTTCGCCAAGAGCCAGGCCGCTGCGTACGGCGGACTGCCGACCTCCGGCACCGTGTTCATCTCGGTGGCAGACGCCGACAAGCGTGCGGTGATCCTCCCGGCGCACCGGCTGCGTCAGCTCGGGTTCACCCTGGTCGCGACCGAGGGCACCGCCGAGATCCTGTCCCGCAACGGCATCCCGGTGACGGTGGTGGCGAAGTACAGCGAGACGCAGTCCAGCGGTCAGCGCAACATCGTCGACCTCATCAACGACGGCGAGATCGACATCGTCGTGAACACGCCGTCCGGGGGAGCGGCCCGTGCGGACGGCTACGAGATCCGTGCCGCCGCGGTCGCCGCCGACAAGGCGCTGTTCACGACCATGGCCGTGCTCGGCGCCGCCGTGAGCGGGATGGATGCCGCAGACGAGGGCTTCCAGGTGCGCAGCCTCCAGGAGTACGCGATCGATCGGAAGAACGCGCTGTGA
- a CDS encoding dihydroorotase translates to MSQTLVIEGVQLLGRDSADIVIENGVIAEIGSGLSRAGAETIQADGLVALPGLVDLHTHLREPGYEASETVLTGTRAAAAGGFTAVFAMPNTSPVADSAGVVEQELALGEAARYATVQPIGAVTVGQKGERLAELGAMAASRAKVRVFSDDGFCVWDSLIMRRALEYVKSFDGVIAQHAQDPRLTEGAQMNEGTVSAELGLAGWPAVAEESIIARDVLLAEHVGSRLHVCHLSTAGSVDIIRWAKKRGIAVTAEVTPHHLLLTDELVRGYDARYKVNPPLRREEDVLAVREGLADGTIDIVATDHAPHPSENKACEWQAAANGMVGLESALRVVHQSMVDTGLLDWADVARVMSANPARIGRLDGFGALEVGVPANVTLYDPSVPGVFTEADLHGRSVNSPYLGRELPGRVRWTIHRGLTTVADGVLVEELAQ, encoded by the coding sequence ATGAGCCAGACCCTCGTCATCGAAGGCGTCCAGCTGCTCGGGCGCGACAGCGCGGACATCGTGATCGAGAACGGCGTCATCGCCGAGATCGGTTCGGGTCTGAGCCGCGCGGGAGCCGAGACGATCCAGGCCGACGGCCTCGTCGCCCTCCCCGGTCTCGTCGACCTGCACACGCATCTGCGCGAGCCGGGCTACGAGGCGTCCGAGACCGTGCTGACCGGCACGCGCGCCGCCGCGGCCGGTGGCTTCACCGCCGTATTCGCGATGCCCAACACCTCGCCGGTCGCCGACTCGGCCGGCGTGGTCGAGCAGGAGCTCGCCCTCGGCGAGGCCGCGCGGTACGCCACGGTGCAGCCGATCGGCGCGGTGACGGTCGGACAGAAGGGCGAGCGTCTCGCCGAACTCGGGGCCATGGCCGCCTCCCGGGCGAAGGTCCGCGTGTTCAGCGACGACGGCTTCTGCGTCTGGGACTCGCTGATCATGCGGCGAGCCCTCGAGTACGTGAAGAGCTTCGACGGCGTCATCGCCCAGCACGCGCAGGACCCGCGGCTCACCGAGGGCGCGCAGATGAACGAGGGCACCGTGTCGGCCGAGCTCGGTCTCGCAGGCTGGCCCGCCGTCGCCGAGGAGTCGATCATCGCCAGGGACGTGCTGCTCGCCGAGCACGTCGGCTCCCGCCTGCACGTCTGCCACCTGTCGACCGCCGGCTCCGTCGACATCATCCGCTGGGCCAAGAAGCGCGGCATCGCGGTGACCGCCGAGGTCACCCCGCACCACCTGCTGCTGACGGACGAGCTGGTCCGCGGTTACGACGCGCGCTACAAGGTCAACCCACCGTTGCGCCGCGAGGAGGACGTCCTCGCGGTACGAGAGGGCCTGGCCGACGGCACGATCGACATCGTCGCGACCGACCACGCTCCGCACCCCAGCGAGAACAAGGCGTGCGAGTGGCAGGCCGCGGCCAACGGCATGGTGGGTCTCGAGAGCGCCCTGCGCGTCGTGCACCAGTCGATGGTCGACACGGGTCTGCTCGATTGGGCGGATGTCGCCCGTGTCATGAGCGCGAACCCTGCGCGCATCGGCCGCCTGGACGGCTTCGGTGCGCTCGAGGTCGGAGTGCCGGCGAACGTGACCCTTTACGACCCGTCGGTCCCCGGCGTGTTCACGGAAGCCGACCTGCACGGTCGCAGCGTGAACTCGCCGTATCTCGGTCGGGAACTGCCCGGTCGCGTGCGATGGACCATCCACCGCGGCCTGACGACCGTCGCGGACGGCGTCCTGGTCGAGGAGCTGGCCCAGTGA
- the metK gene encoding methionine adenosyltransferase, with translation MTALRLFTSESVTEGHPDKICDQISDSILDGLIAKDPGSRVAVETLVTTGLVHVAGEIRTEAYVDIPTIVRDVVNGIGYTSSDTGFDGSSCGVSVSVGEQSSDIAHGVDQAQEHRDGSSTEQRDALGAGDQGIMFGFATNETPQLMPMAGWTAHRIAERLTEVRRSGLLPYLRPDGKTQVTLGYEGFTPKTVDAVVLSTQHHPDISQEELQAQVREHVIDPVLASTGLDIPSDLTYYINPAGPFVTGGPKGDAGLTGRKIIIDTYGGAARHGGGAFSGKDPSKVDRSGAYAMRWVAKNAVAAGLADRIEVQVAYAIGVARPVGLYVETFGTGRIADEEITRAITDVFDLRPQAIIEELDLLRPIYAQTAAYGHFGRELPDFTWERTDRAEELRRAAGV, from the coding sequence ATGACCGCACTGCGCCTGTTCACGTCCGAATCCGTCACCGAGGGCCACCCCGACAAGATCTGCGACCAGATCTCGGACAGCATCCTCGACGGGCTGATCGCCAAGGACCCCGGGTCCCGAGTCGCCGTGGAGACGCTCGTCACGACGGGCCTCGTCCACGTCGCCGGTGAGATCCGCACCGAGGCGTACGTCGACATCCCCACGATCGTGCGGGACGTCGTCAACGGCATCGGCTACACCTCCAGCGACACCGGCTTCGACGGCTCGTCGTGCGGAGTGAGCGTGTCGGTGGGGGAGCAGTCCAGCGACATCGCTCACGGAGTCGACCAGGCGCAGGAGCACCGCGACGGCAGCTCCACCGAGCAGCGCGACGCGCTCGGCGCCGGCGATCAGGGCATCATGTTCGGGTTCGCGACCAACGAGACCCCGCAGCTCATGCCCATGGCGGGGTGGACGGCACACCGGATCGCGGAGCGCCTCACCGAGGTGCGCCGGTCGGGTCTGCTGCCGTACCTGCGCCCCGACGGCAAGACCCAGGTGACGCTCGGCTACGAGGGTTTCACGCCCAAAACGGTCGACGCCGTGGTGCTCTCCACCCAGCACCACCCCGACATCTCCCAGGAGGAGCTGCAGGCGCAGGTCCGCGAGCACGTCATCGACCCCGTGCTCGCCTCGACCGGGCTCGACATCCCGTCGGATCTCACGTACTACATCAACCCCGCCGGTCCGTTCGTCACGGGCGGTCCCAAGGGGGATGCCGGGCTGACCGGCCGCAAGATCATCATCGACACCTACGGCGGCGCAGCCCGCCACGGAGGCGGCGCGTTCAGCGGCAAGGACCCGTCCAAGGTCGATCGCTCCGGCGCCTACGCGATGCGCTGGGTCGCGAAGAACGCGGTCGCCGCGGGACTCGCCGATCGCATCGAGGTGCAGGTGGCCTACGCCATCGGCGTCGCACGCCCTGTCGGGCTGTACGTCGAGACGTTCGGCACGGGCAGGATCGCCGACGAGGAGATCACACGCGCGATCACCGATGTCTTCGACCTGCGACCGCAGGCCATCATCGAGGAGCTCGATCTGCTGCGTCCGATCTACGCGCAGACCGCCGCCTACGGCCACTTCGGTCGTGAGCTGCCCGACTTCACCTGGGAGCGGACAGACCGCGCCGAAGAGCTGCGCCGCGCCGCCGGCGTCTGA
- a CDS encoding aspartate carbamoyltransferase catalytic subunit: protein MRHLLDTQHLDRATALRILDVAEDMSDTQSREIKKLPTLRGKTVVNLFFEDSTRTRISFEAAAKRLSADVINFAAKGSSVSKGESLKDTAQTLQAMGADAVVIRHGASGAPRTLATSGWITAGVVNAGDGTHEHPTQALLDAFTIRKRRYGADSRGRDLSGIRVVIVGDVLHSRVARSNVWLLTTLGAEVTLVTPPTLIPQNVSLWPVRVRYDLDEALAEGPDAVMMLRIQLERMNAAYFPSEREYSRRWGLDAVRAAGLPDGSIVMHPGPMNRGLEISSEAADSARSTVLEQVTNGVSVRMAVLYLLLAGEREDERGEVK from the coding sequence ATGAGGCATCTGCTCGACACCCAGCACCTCGACCGCGCGACCGCGCTGCGGATCCTCGATGTCGCCGAGGACATGTCGGACACGCAGTCCCGCGAGATCAAGAAGCTTCCGACGCTGCGCGGCAAGACGGTCGTGAACCTCTTCTTCGAGGACTCGACCAGGACGCGGATCTCGTTCGAGGCCGCGGCGAAGCGACTCTCGGCCGACGTCATCAACTTCGCCGCGAAGGGCTCCAGCGTCTCGAAGGGCGAGAGCCTGAAGGACACCGCCCAGACGCTGCAGGCAATGGGGGCGGATGCCGTCGTCATCCGCCACGGAGCCTCCGGCGCGCCGCGGACGCTCGCCACGAGCGGCTGGATCACTGCGGGAGTCGTCAACGCCGGCGACGGCACGCACGAGCACCCGACGCAGGCGCTGCTCGACGCGTTCACGATCCGCAAGCGCCGCTACGGCGCCGACAGCCGAGGGCGCGATTTGTCCGGCATCCGCGTCGTGATCGTCGGCGATGTGCTGCACTCGCGCGTCGCGCGTTCCAATGTGTGGCTGCTCACGACACTCGGCGCCGAGGTCACGCTCGTGACCCCGCCGACGTTGATCCCGCAGAACGTCTCGCTCTGGCCGGTCCGTGTCCGTTACGACCTCGACGAGGCGCTGGCGGAAGGCCCGGATGCGGTGATGATGCTGCGCATCCAGCTCGAGCGCATGAACGCCGCGTATTTCCCCAGTGAGCGGGAGTATTCCCGACGATGGGGACTCGACGCCGTGCGTGCGGCAGGGCTGCCGGACGGTAGCATTGTGATGCATCCTGGCCCCATGAACCGGGGCCTCGAGATCTCTTCCGAGGCCGCCGATTCCGCCCGCTCCACGGTGCTGGAGCAGGTCACGAACGGGGTCTCGGTACGAATGGCCGTGCTCTACCTGCTGCTGGCGGGCGAGCGCGAAGACGAACGAGGGGAAGTGAAATGA
- the rpoZ gene encoding DNA-directed RNA polymerase subunit omega, giving the protein MAGHHTNGIIDPPIDNLLDRVESKYELVIYASKRARQINDYYSDLHEGNLFDNVGPLVDSSVEDKPLTIALHEINEDKLRIRHAE; this is encoded by the coding sequence ATGGCCGGACACCACACCAACGGAATCATCGACCCGCCCATCGACAACCTGCTCGACCGCGTCGAGTCGAAGTACGAGCTGGTCATCTACGCGTCCAAGCGCGCCCGCCAGATCAACGACTACTACTCCGACCTTCACGAAGGCAACCTTTTCGACAACGTGGGCCCGCTGGTCGACTCGTCCGTCGAGGACAAGCCGCTCACGATCGCGCTCCACGAGATCAACGAGGACAAGCTGCGCATCCGTCACGCCGAGTAA
- the pyrF gene encoding orotidine-5'-phosphate decarboxylase — MSLSFGERARAALAGHGPLCVGIDPHAALLDAWGLSQSAQGVREFGLRTVEAATGRVGFVKPQVSFFERFGSAGFAALEDVLSEARTAGLLVIADAKRGDIGTTMEAYAEAWFTPGSPLEADALTVNPYLGVGALDGTFALAARHGKGTFVLAATSNPDAAGVQRSQDPDGRTVSAAIVAEVSQRNAADNPAGEWGGNGFVIGATVDWEQAGLSPFSPPAPILGPGFGAQGAGPADLRARYGDAAGQVLASESRSILSAGPDGLADAIERSAESYREVLRG, encoded by the coding sequence GTGAGCCTGAGCTTCGGAGAGCGCGCCAGGGCGGCACTGGCCGGACACGGCCCGCTGTGCGTGGGCATCGACCCGCACGCCGCACTGCTGGACGCCTGGGGGCTGTCGCAGAGCGCTCAGGGCGTCCGCGAGTTCGGGCTTCGGACCGTCGAGGCCGCCACCGGTCGCGTCGGGTTCGTGAAACCGCAGGTGTCGTTCTTCGAGCGCTTCGGGTCCGCCGGATTCGCCGCGCTGGAGGACGTGCTCTCTGAAGCCCGCACCGCGGGACTGCTCGTGATCGCCGACGCCAAGCGCGGCGACATCGGCACGACCATGGAGGCGTACGCCGAAGCCTGGTTCACGCCTGGTTCACCGCTCGAGGCCGACGCCCTGACGGTCAACCCGTATCTCGGCGTCGGCGCTCTGGATGGGACATTCGCCCTGGCCGCCCGCCATGGCAAGGGCACATTCGTGCTCGCCGCGACGAGCAATCCGGATGCCGCAGGCGTGCAGCGATCGCAGGATCCGGACGGGCGCACCGTCTCCGCGGCGATCGTGGCGGAGGTGTCGCAGCGCAACGCCGCGGACAACCCGGCCGGTGAGTGGGGTGGCAACGGCTTCGTCATCGGCGCGACCGTCGACTGGGAACAGGCGGGTCTGTCGCCGTTCTCCCCGCCGGCGCCGATCCTCGGCCCCGGGTTCGGTGCGCAGGGCGCTGGTCCGGCCGATCTCCGCGCGCGCTACGGGGATGCGGCAGGGCAGGTGCTGGCGAGCGAGAGCCGCAGCATCCTCTCCGCGGGACCTGACGGACTCGCCGACGCCATCGAGCGCTCTGCCGAGAGCTACCGGGAGGTCCTGCGTGGCTGA
- the carA gene encoding glutamine-hydrolyzing carbamoyl-phosphate synthase small subunit, whose protein sequence is MTHLLEPAVLVLEDGTRHSGRAYGARGTTLGEVVFATGMSGYQETLTDPSYAGQIVLQTAPHIGNTGMNDEDPESRRIWVAGYIVRDPSRVVSNWRADTSLDETLESDGIVGISGIDTRAITRHIRSAGSMRGGIFSGEAAALDAEEQLRIVQEAPQMAGQNLSADVSVDAATVTPAVGEKIGNLAVLDLGVKQATVDNLAARGFEVHVLPQTATIEEIRAIEPVAVFYSNGPGDPAASDGHVELLRSVLDEKLPFFGICFGNQLLGRALGLGTYKLPFGHRGINQPVRDKTTGRVEITAHNHGFAVDAPIEGVFDSPAGYGRVEVSHVGLNDNVVEGLRALDIPAFSVQYHPEAAAGPHDANYLFDRFADLVRENKDAK, encoded by the coding sequence ATGACCCATCTGCTCGAACCGGCCGTCCTCGTCCTCGAGGACGGGACACGCCACAGCGGCCGCGCCTACGGCGCGCGCGGCACCACCCTCGGCGAGGTCGTCTTCGCCACCGGCATGTCCGGCTACCAGGAGACGCTCACCGACCCCTCCTACGCCGGACAGATCGTGCTGCAGACCGCACCGCACATCGGCAACACCGGGATGAACGACGAGGACCCCGAGTCCCGCCGCATCTGGGTGGCCGGCTACATCGTCCGCGACCCGTCGCGCGTCGTGTCCAACTGGCGTGCCGACACCTCGCTGGACGAGACGCTCGAGAGCGACGGCATCGTCGGGATCAGCGGGATCGACACCAGGGCGATCACCCGCCACATCCGCTCCGCCGGCTCCATGCGCGGCGGGATCTTCTCCGGAGAGGCCGCGGCCCTGGATGCCGAGGAGCAGCTGCGCATCGTGCAGGAGGCTCCGCAGATGGCGGGCCAGAACCTCTCCGCCGACGTCTCGGTCGATGCCGCTACCGTGACGCCCGCCGTGGGCGAGAAGATCGGGAACCTCGCCGTGCTCGACCTCGGCGTCAAGCAGGCGACCGTCGACAACCTCGCCGCCCGCGGTTTCGAGGTGCACGTGCTGCCGCAGACCGCCACGATCGAGGAGATCCGCGCGATCGAGCCGGTCGCGGTGTTCTACTCCAACGGTCCGGGCGACCCCGCGGCCTCGGACGGCCACGTCGAACTGCTGCGCTCGGTCCTCGACGAGAAGCTGCCGTTCTTCGGCATCTGCTTCGGCAACCAGTTGCTCGGCCGAGCCCTCGGCCTCGGCACGTACAAGCTGCCCTTCGGTCACCGCGGCATCAACCAGCCGGTGCGCGACAAGACCACCGGTCGCGTCGAGATCACCGCCCACAACCACGGCTTCGCAGTCGACGCGCCCATCGAGGGCGTCTTCGACAGCCCGGCCGGCTACGGTCGCGTCGAAGTCAGCCACGTCGGGCTGAACGACAACGTCGTCGAGGGTCTGCGCGCCCTCGACATCCCGGCCTTCTCGGTGCAGTACCACCCCGAGGCCGCCGCCGGCCCCCACGACGCCAACTACCTCTTCGATCGGTTCGCGGATCTGGTCCGCGAGAACAAGGACGCCAAGTAA